A single Ziziphus jujuba cultivar Dongzao chromosome 11, ASM3175591v1 DNA region contains:
- the LOC107432274 gene encoding protein SMAX1-LIKE 3: MRAGGCTVQQGLTAEAASVVKQAVTLARRRGHAQVTPLHVANTMLSASTGLLRTACLQSNSHPLQCKALELCFNVALNRLPASNSSPMLGATHSQHPSISNALVAAFKRAQAHQRRGSIENQQQPLLAVKIELEQLIISILDDPSVSRVMREAGFSSTQVKSNVEQAVSLEICSQSAAPSVSSNKSSKESSLLVLSQSPTNISQVGSNNKVIGKPVELSDPVRNEDVESVVEGLLNKRRKSIVVVGECLASIEGVIRGVKDKVDKEDVPEALREVKFISLSLSSFGQHSRVQVEQKLGELKNHLRSCVGKGVILYLGDLKWTTEYRACSSEQGRGYYCPVEHMIMELGKLVCGIGGNAKFWLMGIATFQTYMRCKSGHPSLETVWGIHPLTIPAGSLRLSLVTADSDPKSESTSEIDRNGTNSLIVEVGGDKQLTCCAECSAKFEVEARSFQSTTCNSDSTTSTLPAWLQHCRNETKQVSTNDQQNCVPVSELCKKWNSICNSMHQQPNCSEKTLTFSSVSPSSSASGFSYDQQQNPNFHQNQSWREHHFWISDNKTAEPSLRMYIPEHKEYPKQPFLSNPNSTPNSASSSDAMETEYSHKFKELNAENLKTLCNALEKKVPWQKDIIPEIASAILKCRSGMVRRKEKVGNIEVKEETWLFFQGVDMEAKEKIARELAKLVFGSQTNLLSIALSSFSSTRADSTEDCRNKRSRDEQSCSYIERFADAVSHNPHRVFLIEDVEQADYCSQMGFKRAMERGRITNSSGEEAGLGDAIIILSCESFSSRSRACSPPVKQKLEEPKKEEVVVTLEETSCSPCMSLDLNISFDDDDDNDSAEDHSIDDIGLLESVDRRIIFKFQEL, encoded by the exons ATGAGAGCAGGGGGTTGCACGGTGCAGCAGGGGTTGACTGCAGAGGCAGCAAGCGTGGTGAAACAGGCAGTGACTCTCGCAAGGCGCCGCGGCCATGCCCAAGTCACTCCCCTCCATGTTGCAAACACCATGCTTTCGGCTTCCACCGGTCTATTGCGGACGGCTTGCCTCCAATCCAACTCTCACCCTCTTCAATGCAAAGCCCTTGAGCTCTGCTTCAACGTGGCTCTCAATCGTCTCCCTGCTTCCAATTCTAGCCCCATGTTGGGAGCTACTCACTCTCAGCACCCTTCCATCTCCAACGCCTTGGTCGCCGCCTTCAAGCGCGCGCAGGCTCATCAGCGCCGCGGTTCTATTGAAAACCAGCAGCAGCCTCTCCTCGCTGTGAAAATTGAGCTGGAGCAGCTCATTATCTCCATTTTGGATGATCCAAGTGTTAGTAGAGTCATGAGAGAAGCTGGTTTTTCTAGTACTCAAGTTAAAAGCAATGTCGAACAAGCTGTGTCTTTAGAGATATGTTCTCAAAGTGCAGCTCCTTCAGTGAGTAGCAACAAGTCCTCTAAGGAAAGCAGTCTCTTAGTCCTCTCTCAGTCTCCTACAAATATCTCTCAGGTAGGCtctaataataaagtaataggGAAACCAGTGGAATTATCAGATCCAGTTAGGAATGAAGATGTTGAAAGTGTTGTAGAGGGTTTGttgaacaaaagaagaaaaagtattgTGGTTGTTGGAGAGTGTCTTGCTAGTATTGAGGGTGTGATTAGAGGAGTCAAAGATAAGGTAGACAAAGAAGATGTCCCTGAGGCTTTGAGAGAGGTCAAATTCATTTCACTATCTCTATCTTCTTTTGGACAGCACTCTAGAGTACAGGTGGAACAGAAACTTGGAGAGCTGAAAAACCATCTCAGAAGCTGTGTGGGAAAAGGGGTTATCTTGTATTTGGGAGATCTAAAATGGACAACTGAATATAGGGCTTGTTCAAGTGAACAAGGGAGAGGATATTATTGTCCTGTGGAGCACATGATCATGGAGTTGGGTAAATTGGTATGTGGGATTGGAGGAAATGCAAAGTTTTGGCTAATGGGTATTGCAACTTTCCAAACTTACATGAGATGTAAATCTGGACATCCATCGCTTGAGACTGTTTGGGGTATTCATCCTCTTACAATTCCTGCAGGAAGCTTGCGCTTGAGCCTAGTCACAGCTGACAG TGACCCGAAAAGCGAATCTACCAGCGAAATAGATAGAAATGGGACTAACAGCTTGATAGTTGAAGTTGGAGGAGATAAGCAACTCACTTGCTGTGCCGAGTGCTCAGCCAAGTTCGAGGTCGAAGCTCGAAGCTTTCAAAGCACTACTTGTAATAGTGATTCCACTACTTCGACCTTACCTGCATGGCTCCAACACTGCAGAAACGAGACCAAACAAGTTTCAACTAATGATCag CAAAACTGTGTCCCGGTTTCCGAACTTTGCAAAAAGTGGAACTCCATTTGTAATTCAATGCACCAGCAACCAAACTGTTCCGAAAAAACCCTCACATTCTCTTCCGTTtcaccttcttcttctgcttctggCTTTTCATATGATCAGCAACAAAACCCTAATTTCCATCAGAACCAGTCTTGGAGAGAACATCATTTCTGGATATCTGATAACAAGACCGCGGAGCCGAGTTTGCGAATGTATATTCCAGAGCATAAGGAATATCCAAAACAACCATTCTTATCGAATCCTAATTCCACACCAAATTCAGCCTCTTCTAGTGATGCTATGGAGACCGAGTATTCACACAAATTCAAAGAGCTCAATGCAGAGAACCTCAAAACCCTATGCAATGCATTGGAGAAGAAAGTGCCATGGCAGAAGGATATAATTCCCGAAATCGCCAGTGCCATCTTGAAATGCCGGTCTGGCATGgttagaagaaaagaaaaagttggaAACATTGAGGTCAAAGAAGAGACATGGTTGTTCTTCCAAGGTGTGGATATGGAAGCTAAAGAAAAGATTGCTAGGGAATTGGCTAAGCTCGTTTTCGGTTCACAGACAAACTTGCTTTCCATAGCTTTGAGTAGTTTCTCATCCACAAGAGCAGATTCTACCGAGGATTGTAGAAACAAAAGATCCAGAGACGAACAAAGTTGCAGTTACATTGAGAGATTCGCGGACGCAGTGTCTCATAATCCTCACAGAGTTTTCTTGATCGAAGATGTGGAACAAGCCGATTATTGTTCGCAAATGGGGTTTAAGAGAGCTATGGAAAGAGGAAGGATAACGAATTCGAGCGGAGAAGAAGCTGGTCTAGGTGATGCCATTATCATTTTAAGCTGTGAAAGCTTTAGCTCCAGATCAAGAGCTTGTTCTCCTCCTGTTAAGCAAAAATTAGAAGAgcctaaaaaagaagaagttgttGTTACATTAGAGGAGACAAGTTGTAGTCCTTGTATGTCTTTGGACTTGAACATTTcctttgatgatgatgatgataatgacaGTGCAGAAGATCACTCCATTGATGACATTGGACTTCTTGAATCTGTTGATAGAaggattattttcaaatttcaggaactgtga